Within Bifidobacterium dentium JCM 1195 = DSM 20436, the genomic segment AGGAGCTCCGCGCCTAGGCGCAGGCGGCCTGAACCAGTTTCGGAGTGAGCAGCTGGACTCGCGGATGACGCAGCCAAGGGCGTTCGCCTCCGTCTTCAGCACTCACGGAGTCGGAATCATTCCCGTCTTTTGCGCCGGTGCGTCCAATCGTGGCGTCGATGCGGACGGAGAGCATCCGCCAACAGGCTTCCGCCAGATCGGTGACGCTTTGCTCGACGGTGGTCATGTGCAGGCCAAGGCCGAATCTCTTGAGGATATTGTCGTAGCCGATCACCTGCATGTCCTGCGTCGCCTGCAGTCCACGCTCGGCAAGGCGCTGGCGGAATCCCAAGGCCATCACATCGTTGCAGCAGAACACCGCCGTGGCACCGCCGTCGATAATTCGATCGGCAGCATGATATCCGCTGTCGAAACGGTAGTCACCCGCAACGCACAGTGCGGGATCGAAACGCTCCCCCGCCTGTTCGATGGCATCCACGAAACCACGTTTGCGGTCAAGCGCGCTCGATTCCGCGACATCGCCCGTCACGATGCCGATATGACGGTGCCCGCCTTCCAACAGATACCGTGCGGCGAGACGGCCGCCCACATAGTTGTCGAATCCGACGGCATCGCACCAGCCGTTCTGTACGAGGCGGTCGATGAGCACCACCGGACAGGCCACCTGCTCCACGTCGGCTCGCAGCTCATCTTCGGCGGCGCAGGACTCGCGCGCGGGAATCAGCATCATGCCATCGACACCTCGGGAGGCGAGTCGGACCATCAGATCATGTTCGGTGGCACGCGAATCGTCGGAATTGGCCACAATCAACGAATAGCCTTGTGCGGCGCACTCATCTTCCACGCATTTCGACAGTGCGGCGAAAAACAGGTTTTCGATGTCGGGCACAATCAGCGCCACGAGTTTCGACTGTTTGGTCACCAGGCTGCGCGCGCTCTGGTTAGGCACGTAATGCAGTTCTTTGGCCGCCTTGGCGATAAGCTCGCGCTTCTCCTTCGACACGCGTGCCGGACGTCCGTTAAGCACCAGCGACACGGTGGTCACCGACACTCCCGCCGCCCGCGCCACGTCTTTCAGCGTTGCACGCCGTGCCATACAGCCCCCTTAGAACATCGTTCCTTCTAGCATAAAATCATCGCGGACCACAACGCGCTGTGCCGATATTCGCTTGCGCACCGTGCGTCGGCACGGCACCGTACCGATCGGGCACGGCGGCCCGTAGCGCCACCCGAACCATGCAAATCTCTTCGCGAAGTCACATGCCGCAACTATTCCTCTCACAGAGGAAAAACACGAAGTCATTTTCTCAGCAAGCGATTTTCTCATGGATTTTTTGTAGACTCGTCAAGTCTCGTTGAAATTCACAAGCAACAAGATAGAGGGAAAGAAACTGTGAAGATCGAAAAAAGCAATGCCAAATCAAGGCGCGTGATTGCCGCAATCGCCATAGTGGCGGTTATCGCGATCATATTAACCGTCGCCGTGACCATCATCATCGGCAATCAGCGAGAACTGACGCAAGCCGCCAGCGACACCTGCAAGTTGAACGCGAAGACGCTGACCGTGCATCAAGACAGCTTCAAGGAGGCGCAGTCCGAAGCCGAACAAGCCGCAAAACTGACGGTCGACGATGTTGCGAACGGTTCCACATTGGAAACGCTCAAGGATGCGATGAAGCTTGCTGACGCCGTCGACGATGCGCCGACCTGCCCAGCCAAGGGCAATGCGGATGACTTCACCAAGGCCACCAACGACATCAAAGACTACGCCGACAACCTGCGCAATATCACCAATGAGCTTGATTCCGCGGTCAAGGCCGTTCTCGCCTCGCAGGAAATGAAGCTCGATTCCGCCAAATAGCCGAATCCGCCATCGACGGCCTCTTCCGACCGCAGTCGCCCTGTCGAGGCCGAACGGCCCGGAAGATGGCCCGATAGGTTGTGTCAATCGTTGGCGGCACCGTCGCCGCCAACAACGCAATCGATTTCATAAGCATTTTGCCAACGCCCGACACGCATCGTACGCTCCGTTCAACACCCCCGACAGCAATGTTCGCTTGCAGGGATCATGCCGCAAACACACAGCAGACGTTCCGCAACCCGTAAGCCACCTTTTTCGTCCAGACTACGCCATTAGAATGGCTCTGATTCACGCAGAATTTACCTTGTATACGCAAGTAAGTCAGATGAACAGAAATACCTCCGAAGGACGCGACGATGCAGAACATTCTGACCAATGGTCATTCGAAAGACCTTCCATATCTGCAACCGGTCGCCTCCAGCAAACGACTTGGATCTGTCATCGGCAAAACGCATCCCCTTTCCGCTCCCTCTTCTCCCGCAGTCGGCCAACGTATGAACATCTCACTTTTCAGCACCAGAAACGCCTTCCAGCCAGCCAACGCATCGACGGACCAGCCGCGGGAACAATCACTGTTCGTCAGCAAGCGAGTGATTCACTCGTCGGCTACGCAATGCAAAGGCCCACGACGCAAAGCTACGCAGCGGCGCCATTCCACGCCACGCAACACCACCCGTTACAGCTTGTATACGCAAGGCATGCAATCAAGCGTGAGGCCTGCCAAGCACAATGTCAGAGCCGTCGGCGCACCGACGCAGACCTCGATGCCAACGTCTGTGCGAACGCAGCCGGCCTCAACCGCGATATCGGCGGCGTCCGACCCGCTCGTCACAACCGGCAAGGCTGAGGAGCTGGCCGTAATCACGGTACGTAAGGTGCATGCCGCCGCACGGTCCGTTCATCAGGCCGCTCAGCGAACGGCCGCAACCGTATGCCGTGCCGCGGCGAAGGTACATGATCGATGGCGCGCTTT encodes:
- a CDS encoding LacI family DNA-binding transcriptional regulator, translating into MARRATLKDVARAAGVSVTTVSLVLNGRPARVSKEKRELIAKAAKELHYVPNQSARSLVTKQSKLVALIVPDIENLFFAALSKCVEDECAAQGYSLIVANSDDSRATEHDLMVRLASRGVDGMMLIPARESCAAEDELRADVEQVACPVVLIDRLVQNGWCDAVGFDNYVGGRLAARYLLEGGHRHIGIVTGDVAESSALDRKRGFVDAIEQAGERFDPALCVAGDYRFDSGYHAADRIIDGGATAVFCCNDVMALGFRQRLAERGLQATQDMQVIGYDNILKRFGLGLHMTTVEQSVTDLAEACWRMLSVRIDATIGRTGAKDGNDSDSVSAEDGGERPWLRHPRVQLLTPKLVQAACA